ggatccacccggcacgcccaccaggggcaacgctctgcccaccagggggcgatgctctgccccttcagggcgtcgctctgccgcgaccagagccactctagcgcctggggccgaggccaaggagccatcctcagcgcccgggccatttttgctccaatggagccttggctgcgggaggggaagagagagacagagaggaaggagggggtgggggtggaaaagcaaatgggcgcttctcctatgtgccctggccgggaatcgaacccgggtcccccgcatgccaggccgatgctctaccgctgagccaaccggccagggcctctatattacttcttgattggcatcctcacttgcaatttttttcacctatggatgaaatgaacattacgacaggcacttagaatatgctgttgtgcagatgaacattaaaaagagtaagtaatgtaaatttgtgatttccacattgggtggctgcccaggtgcccactttagagagaaccctgattacaagtgacattttaacaaccattttgctgaactcaacaaaaaactaggtatcggttctgctgaactggtgcgaaccggctgaattccaccactgggtTCATCCCCTTGTATATCAAGGCTGCAGGGTCCCACCACAGCACGAATCACCTTCATCTTCTCACCCCAGAAGCCTCTGACCAGCTTGAACTGAAGACAGAAGAGCACTGCCTCCCCCTGGAAGAAATTCTGGTCCAGGATGGTCTCCATCTGCACAGTTGAGAATAAACATCACAGGATGCTTTGCTTTTGGGGAGCCACCAACTTTAGACAGAGGTGGTCtgcagtaaaaatataaatttcagccCCTTCTCCCCCCATCTTTGAACTCCACTCATTAGTTCTAGAGTCAAGCAGAAATGGGCATGGATTAGGAATCTGGAGACCTGAGTTTTGTAAAGAGCTCTGCTAGGAGCCTGCAGTGTGGTCCTGGAGAAGTACCTCCCGCTCTCTGGGCCGGAGTGCTCATCTGTGAGTGAGGAGGTGGAAGCTGGGTGAGCTCCCTTAACCCCTCTAGTGGTCAAACTCATTTTACCTTAGTTGTCATTCCTCACCCCTATCTTGGGACGGTCTGACATCTCACCAGCTCTGTCTGTTGAGTAAGAAAGCTTTTCTCCATAGATATAGCAAGCAACTGCTGTTTTTCTCGTTCTGCAGTGGCTAAAGAAAAGGAGATAGTGGGAGAGACAAGAGCATACACTCTCTCCTTCTGATGGGCAGGGGATTGTAATGCAGCTCTGGGAGCTGTAGCTAACATGTGAgtgtacgtgtgtgtgcgtgtgtgtgtgtgtgtgtgtgcgtgtgtgcgtgcgtgtgtatgcgtgcgtgtgtgtgtgtgtgttggaggagcAGCAGATTCACTCTTTTCACTCCAGGAGAGGATGAAAGAAGGTTCCTGGGaagatatctttctttttattttgggatAAATAGATGAGGAGTAGGTGGGCTTTCCCTTCTAGCCTTTTCCTTGGAGAAGGGGACAACAGGATTTGTTCTCTGATTCACTCTGACTGTAGCTTGGTACTAGAGCCAGCTTCACAGGCTTGCAATCTGTTCAGATACACATGGCCCTACTTTTCGTTTAATGCTATGCTGTTGCCATCGTGAATAATTCTTAATAATGTTTACACAAGGAGCTCTGTATTTTCATCTTGCGCTGGAACTCATAGATTATGTTGCAGGTCCTGCTTGGTACCATTGGGCCTCACCCAGTAGGCCTGTCAATCACCTCAGGGACTGACCCCATTCCTGCTCCCGACCCTCACCACGGAGAGCCCCAGCAGGTAGAAGATACAGGGTTGAATTTGCTAGAAGACTTCTGCAGTCATTCGAGGACTGAGTCTCAGCCCCAGCCCTCAGACTCCTCAGGCTCTTTAAGAACTAGGGCCCAGGCCCTGATCCACTGGCAGAGAGATGGGGAGTGATGGACTAGCTACAGTTAGAAAAAAAGGAGCTCCctgagggagggggagcaggTCTCCTCTTTCAGAGTGGATACTCAGGGGACGGGTCTAGTCTCTCCCTGAGCCTTAAGAAGATTCCCTCGAGCGGGCGTGAGGGCTGAAAGCTCAAAGCTCACTGGACATGGAGGTTGGTCACGCCCCATCCAGCCACACCTGGTCCCAGCACGGCCCAGCTCCTCCCTCAGCCGTCTTAAGCTCCGCCTCTCGCTCGCCCTCTCTTATCACCACCTGGGTCCCGCCCCCAGCTCTCTCAGTCTGTCCCTCACTACTTAAACCCCGCCCCCTACTCCCCAACTCCATCCCAGGCGGCCCCGCTCCCCAGCAGTCCTAAGTCCCACCTCTCGCCCCGGCTCAACATTGCAGCCTTTTCCCGAACTTCCTCATCACTCCACCCCCCGGCCCCCCGCAATCCCGCCCACTCCGCCGGGCCCGGCCCCTGGCGCCTCCCGCCCCCTGGCGTCCCGCCCCCACGGAGTCCTCCAGCTCCCGCAGCGTCGACCCTACCCTAGCAGCATCTGTCCTTTCCTTAGTCGGGAGGTCCGCTGTTCCCGGGTTAGGACCTTCAGCGccagcagctgctccacctcAGCCTTCAGCGCCAGACACCTCGCGTGTTCCCGGGGGCCCGGCTCAGGCCTGGACTGATTTGAGTGCGGCATAATGATGACCAGGACCCTAACCCATCCGCCTCGACATGGCTTCACCCTGAAGGGGGCCTGGAGTCCTATGGCCTCCCTCAAGTATCCCTCCCCAGGGATAGACGATCAGGGCAGGGGCTGGCGTGGGGTCCCCAAGGCGTTCAACTCTACAGAATTTTCTGATGGGCATTGACAGTCCTGCAGAATGGAAAAGGACACACCCCCGTGATGTGAGGAGCCAGACAGAGCATGAGTACTGAGAGCCCCAAGGCAAGAGGCGTCTTTCTGCACGGCGGTTCAGCTCTGGGTGGGTTTAGCATAGCCCTGACTACAACAGCATGGTGGAGGCTGGGGCTTGGGGCTGGGGAGGACACACTTAAAGGGCCTAGAAACCTGTGGCTGGGATCTCAGTCATTACGAAGTCCTGCCAAAGTCTGAGGGACCCCTCTGCATCCCACCCACCATCTCCCTTAGTTTGGGAGAAGGGGTTCTGGAATTGAGTTCCACACTTTACCTGTTTCTTTCCTTTGCCGGAGAAGGGGGGAGTCTTTGTGTCCCCCTTGCCTTCTAAGACTTTGTCCATCCTTTCCCAGCCTCCATGACATTGTGTGgttgggaagggaagaagagtcCTTCAGCTTCTCTGCCCTTGGAAGGGGAACACTGCTGAGGTTTGGATGGTGAGGGAGTTCTGACCCTTGCCGCTGACCCTGCACCAGGAGCCCTGTGAGTGCAGTTGTGTTGATCTCGGGGGACAGACACACCCCCTTGCTTGTGCCCACATGTCCATCACAGGAAATCTTCCCTGATTGACTCTGCATAATTTGCCCTGACCCAAAAAGTAAGTGAGAATTAAAGGCTAGCCTCAGACGTCAGTTTTACCAGGGAGGCTTGAGGTGTGGGTTTCTTTAAGCATTCTGAAAGAAGATAATAATTGTCCTAGGTGCAGAAGTGAGTATTGTGACTTAGAGAAGATAAACTGGATTTCAGGTACCTGAGGCGCGTGTGTGTGGGCTGGTGGTGGGGACAGGACATTACACTGGGACAGAGGAAGAAGAACCGTGTGAACTGACACCTAGAGCTGGAGACTCCAGGGCCATCCTAACCAAAGGGCCGTCGCGCTCAAGACAGATTGGGCTTGCTCTGCACGGCCCACGGCACAGACCTGGACTCAGGGGAGGAGGGAACAAGGGGGTAGGCCAGGTAGAATGAGCATTTTTCAACAGTTGTCCCACCGTATTTGCTTTTGCACTGATAAAAGGGAAACTTTCTCAAATACAACACTTGCTCCCTGCCCCTGAGAGTGGAAACTCCaagatttgactttttttttatttgcaggtAACTCAGTCATTGTTTTAATATTATGCATTTTGCTAATGCCCAAAGGCCCTTCCTTTTAAGGCAGGAATCACTTATCCAAACAGGGCCGTTCAGAAGACACTAATGGCCCTACTGCAGTGCTTTTTGAGTTCTTGTAAATACTTTTTTCCcctccattggtttgagagagagagagagagaaagggggagggcagtagggaaagagagagagaagcatcaacttgccattccatttagttgtgcactcggttccttcttgtatgtgccctgaccagggattgaacctgtgaccttgctgCTCTGGGATGCAGTGCTCTGtactgagccacccagcaagGATGGAcgaggctccatccactgagccacctggccagggccttgtaaatacttttttttttttttgtattttttttctgaagctggaaacggggagagacagtcagactcccgcatgtgcccaactgggatccacccggcacgtgatgctctgcccaccagggggcgatgctctgcccctccggggcgtcgctctgccgggaccagagccactctagcgcctagggcagaggccaaggagccatccccagcgcccgggccatctttgctccaatggagtcttagctgcgggaggggaagagagagacagagaggaaggagggggtgggtggagaagcaaatgggcgcttctcctatgtgccctgaccgggaatcgaacccaggtcccctgcacaccaggccgacgctctaccgctgagccaaccggccagggcccttgtaaATACTTTTAATAACGTCCCTACCTGCTGTCAGTTTGTTTCTAACTGCTCTTACTCTGTAGGTTACATACTTATTGCTACTTCAGATATACTGCTTCTAACTTGTATGCAGGAAACCATAGTCCCAAAATTATTAGAACCCTATGtaaagtaagatttttaaaagttgattttacagaagagggtgtggagcgagaagtatcagctcatagctgcttcactttcgttgttcattgattgcttgtcgtatgtgccttgactgggcaagctaaGGGTTTGGAACtcgcgacctcagcatcccaggtcaaagttttatccattgtgccaccacaggtcaagcaagtaagattttaaaaatgagtaaaattaaTGGGTTCTGAGTAAGTGTTTCTATGATTAAAGTACATAAACCTTAGTGAGCATTTGCTTTAGATGACCCTTCCGGGTTCACAGGGCCTCTGTGCACATCTTGTCACCCTGGTTGTCATCTCTGATCCACTAATCTGTCAGGTCTCCCAGGATGGGCACCATGACATCTTCATCTTTGTGTCTGCAGTGCCTGCCACATAGTAgtaactcaataaatgtttgttgaatgaacggGTAGACTTGTGGTGGcatctggtttgtttgtttgttttggtggcaTCTGTTTTGCAGCTTGGACACCTAGTTTGACTTTGTTTGCTACATTCCTGGTTTGGGGCAGCATTCCTGCTAGGCAGGCGAGGCTGCTGGTGATGgagacccagagaggtgaagtgagcCTGTTTCTAGTGGGAACTCTCTTTAACCTAATGGGAAGGCACAGTCCCTTCCCTTGGGATGAGCTGCCTGGGTTGCTCTGGTGCTGATGCTGACCGCCCTCACTCTGTAGCAGAGCTCAGCATTGCACTTGACATGTCTGCACGGGAACCCAAACAGGAAGGGTGGGGCTGTGCCCCACCTGCAGCTCCTTAGCTGCCGCGTTCAGCGCCTCCGTTCTCAGTTTGCTCTCTGTTCACTTCCTTCTGTAATGGATGAGGCTTGGTAGGTGTTTTAGTTTCCAGGTCTGGGGTATGTCTGGGTCTCACTAGGTTCAGAGCTCCTCAAAAGGAAGTGGCCTGTTTCTTAGCTTGGGAATTCCCTGAGAGGTAGGTTCATATCACTTCCCCTTTGACTTGGGGGTTTCCTGAGGGCTCCTTCAGTCCTGGCTACTTCATAGGGCAGGGAGCAGCTAGTGGTACAAGGGCTGAGCAAAGGACTTCTTTCTTCCCACCTTTGCACACAGCCTGCTAGCTGCAGGATGCCGCGTGGGGAGGACAAGCCAGGGCCTGCTTTGGGCCTCCGGGGCCCTTGCCTCAGAGTTGGACCAGGCATGTGGCTGGGCTCTCTGGGCACCTGACAGCTTTCTTCCTGGCTCCAGCACATCTTGGTGGGAGCCCACTCTTCCTCTATTTGTACCAGGCAGATGGGCCGTAAGCAGGCAGCGGGAATGAGGCCATGCAGCTGCCTCGCCAGGGCCCGGGAGGCATCTCGGAACATGGATCCTATGATCCTGGGTCCTTGGCACAGGAATGGATGGGAGTGAAACCAGTTATGCCaccccttcctgcctgcccaGTGGACAAGGACAACCCGCAGGCCATGGTGCTGAGGGAAGGGCTTAGGGGTTCAGTGACTGTTGTTCCAGGCGGGAGTGTCCCTGAGTCTGTGGAGGCCCCCGTCTGTCCAGTCACCTGTGATGGGCTGAGCTGGAGCGACAGCTGCTGAAGCCCCTCTCCCACTAAGTTCTGACTCAGAGACCTCAGCTGGCTGGGGTAAAGGGGTCTCTCCCTGGAACTGGGAGCCAATGAAGCTTCTCCCCTGCTACCTTCCGCACCCCCActtactctccctcttccttccctcatgTCCTTGctccagagagggaaaggagttAGAGCCAAAAGGGGCCCGGGGATAGCTGGTGGGGTGTTTATTATCCAGTGCTCTGGGACCCCTCCTGATCAGGGAGGGTTCCAGGCAATGCTCCCTCGCTGGATCCCGTCCCATCCTGAGCTCATCTCTGAAATTTGGAGATGTGTCAGGGTAGGGGAGCTAACTCTCTGCgaactctacagcaggggtcgggaacctatggcccgcgagccagatgtggctcttttgatggctgcatctggctcacagacaaatctttaattaaaaaaataataacattaaaaatataaaacattctcatgtattacaatccattcattttctaccgctcatgtttatggttgcgggatggctggagccaatcacagctgtcctctgggacaacaccaaatttttattggataatgccaaTGTACATGggtctcacggaattacattttaaaatatgtagcgttcatgcctctctcagccaaaaagtttcccgacccctgctctaaaggcttGGTCTCTGCCACCGAGGATGACAGGGAGTCGAATGAGGCTTCTGGAATGGGAACCAAAGGTAGAGACACAGGGCCCCACCTGTTCCCTACCCTTCCACCCCCATAGATCGACACAGTCTGCTTCCCAGAACCCAGGGAGATGTGGCCCAGCCTGATTCCGGTAGGGGGCTGGTGAGCAGAGTGGGGCAGACTCTGAGAGCGGCAGGGGAGGGCCTGATGGAGGGTTTGATGGGGATGGGCCCGGATTCCCAGGCCCAGGCCAGGGTGTGACTGGGATGGACAGTCGAAGCTGCAGCCTGAACCCTTCTCACACCCTCGTGCCTTCCCTCATCCCCGAACATCCCCGAAAATGGGGAGATCCATGTCTCCTGAGAAAAGAAGATGGGTGGGGTGTCCCAGGTTTTTCTAACATGAGTCAAATTGAGGCTTCCTTGATGATATGAGAGCTCAGCCTTGGCTTGGTGGGAAGAGCCTccggaatggagagagaagggggaagggggctgGCAAGGAGACAGGAATGTCAAGAGGGGTCAGAGGGGACTAGGGGAGGTGATGGATTGCTGCTCCTTCAGTGGCCGCCCAGTCTGCCCCAGACTCCGCCCCAAGCTGAGCGGTACCGTGGGTCAGTGGTTCTTATCTCCAGTTTCTGCTGGGGCTCCTACAAGCTGTCTCAGAGCGGCTATTTCCTCCTTGGAGGCCATACAGGTGGACCACTCTGCATCAGGGCAAGGGACAGGATATGGTGACTGCTTTGGGTCCCTTGAGAAGCTTGTTTGGTGATAGGGATATTTCCTATACCCCCTGCTTCAGCGAGCTAGGTCTCCACCCTCTTACCCTCCACCCCCCGAATTCTTTCGTTAACTTTGAGCACATCTAGTTTCTCCTGCTCCCTGCTCAGACTCCCACTGAGAGAAAAGAAGATTGCAAGAAGGTAATGGCTCCCTCTCCTTTTGCTTCCTATGCCCCCTCCAGCGGGCTGGAGACTGCCAGCTGATGACTCATGCCCAGACCttgccctctcccctcctccctccgggTCCCCTCCATTCCCCATTCTCCCAGTTTGTCATCATTAATTCATAGGCCCTGGCACTACTAGCAGATAGACTCTAGTGTCAGGGGCTGAGTGTCTAGTGACAAGCAGGAGGGGAGAGTGGAGTTGGCATTCAGCCCAGCAGGAGTACCCACCAccaaagtggtggtggtggtaaaggtcTCAATACCCTCCCCCTCCTCACAGCTAGGCCACATATGTCCAAGAAAGCGAACAATAAGAAaaaggtcagcctgaccaggcagtggcgcagtggatagagcattggactgggatacagaggacccaggttcaaaaccccgaggttgccggctggagcacgggctcaccagcttgagtgcagggtcgctggcttgagcatgggatcatagtcatgaccccatggtctctggtttgaagcccaaggtcgctggtttgagcaaggggtcacttctctgctgtagccaccctccggtcaaggcacatatgagaaagcaatcactgaacaactaaagagctgcaacaaagaatcgatgcttctcatctctctcccctcctgtctgtctgtccctacctgtccctctctctgactctgtcaaaaaaaaaaaaaaaaaaaaaaaaaaaaaaaaagaaagaaagaaaggaagaaagatcaaGGGCATTAATAAAAGTGACTTTATTGAGTTGTTCTGGAGTGATGTTCCTagtcctcccccaccctctgtccCCAGCTTTCCAGTGAATGACTCATCTCCAGCTCAGGCATAGAGGAGACTGACCGCTTTACCCCCAAGGGAAAGAGTTCAGGAAACCCTTCagtgtaaaaaagagagagaagaaagataggGAGTCTCTAGAAAAAGAAGCAGGGGGCTCTAAACCAGGGATTCCCCAGAAGAAGGCCCAGGGAGAGGAACCTGGGCCCAAGGAGAGGCAGAAGTGCGGCGGTAGAGATGCGAGCGGTAGAGAGGGAGGAGCTTCTTGGTAGAgctgagaaagaggaggagctTCTCGGTAGAGATGCGAGCGGTAGAGAGGGAGGAGCTTCTCGTAGAggtgagaaagaggaggagccTACAGGGTCCCTCTCAATCTGCCCCCCACTTTCTGACCTCGCCTCCAGCGTGGTCccaccctccctctgcccctctttgCACCCTCTACTGCAGCCCCAAGGTAGGTCTTGTGCTGCCCAGACCTTCCAAGTTGTTTCACATCTTCTTTGCCTTTGTCCACCACCTTTCAGCTAGGGTCCTCCCTCTTCTGCCCAAAGCCCTGCTCATTCTTGGAGAATTGAAGAGTCAGTTCAAACATCCGTACAGCAAAGCCTTTGGGATCAGCTCTGCCAGGCAAAGGCTCCCTGCTCTGTGTGTCCACAGCAGTCTGCTCCTTCTCTGAGTTGGCACACATGTCACCTACATTCTCTGTTCTGTCGTTCCCCCACCACTGTGGACTTGGGAGCTTGGAGTCTTGCACGATCTGGCACCAGAAATGGACTCCCAAAACTCCAGGCACCAATGATGGTGTAGGTTGAAAGAGAGAGACCGGGAGTTTAGGGGAGacgaaggaggaaggggagtggaATTTGAGGGATGGGATGGGGCtgcagaggaagcagagggggtcagaagaaaaaagaagacacaggGAAAGAATGTGGGGAGTGAGGCCAGCGGAGTTGGCTTTGGTCATTAGACCATGGTGCTGAGGGTCGAGGAATCCTCTGAGCGGGCAGGCAGCGTGGGGGCTCTCTTGAAGGGACGTCGGGTCTCATCCCGATTCTGCCACACATAGTGGACCAGATAAGCAACCACCAGCGCCAACCAGCCCCCCATAGTGACCAGCAGGGCCACGTCTGTGCTCCGccgggccccgccccgccccgccccacacaGCTCTTCCTCCCCTGCCAGCAGCAGAAACTCCTGCCCCACGAGGTCTGGTCGGGCTCCCGGGCCACACACGATGCCTGTCCCAGTGCCCGGTGCCAGCCTCACCTGTCTGAGAACCTCCTGGAGGGCACAGTCACAGCGCCACGGGTTGGCAGACAGGTTCACTTGGATCTGCAGCCCCACGAAAGCCTCCACGGGCAGCGAAGCCAGCTGGTTGGCAGAGAGGTCGAGGTGCCTCAGAGTGCCCGCCAGGCCCTGGAAAGCAGCCCCTGAGAGGTGGGCAAGGACATTATGGGACAGATCCAGCTCCTCCAGAACAAGCAGGTGCTGGAAGGCACCAGCTGGCACTGATGCCAGCTGGTTGGCATCCAGGTAGAGCTTGCGGGTATCGTTGGGGATGCCAGTGGGCACGGCACTCAGGCCTGCCTGGCTGCAGCGGAAGGTCCGCTCACCAGCTTCCTCTGCCATGTAGCAGCCCTGGGGAGGTACCCGGGGGCTGGGCATGGTACCCCCTGTGCCCATCACCAGCAACAGGGACAGGAAGTGACTGGCCGGTGGGAGCATGGCCACAGATCGGCATAGTCCTGGAATGGAGCAGGATCTGGGGAAGAGAAAGTCCCATAAAGGAAGAGTGAGTCAAGAGAATTCCATTCCGCACTGCCGCATCTCTTTTCCTGAGGTCTCTCTGTGGGGTCTCTGGATTGGGGACTCTTTTTTGGGGGATCTGTCAGGCCTGGGAgacatttttccttcctctttgggGTTTAGGGCTCCTCATTCAGGGCCTTTGGGTAAAAAAGATCCTCTGGGCCTGAGATTCTTCTAGGGTCTCTGATTCTGGGGAGCTATTCTATGAAGTCTCTTGGTCCAAGGCCCTGCTGTCATTCTGGGTCTGGGGACTTTTAAGTTTCTGTTTCTGCCTATGTATTGATTTTCCTCATTGGAATAAAGTCTTTTCCCACCAACCTACCTGTGTGGCTGCCAGGTGGGCCAGGTAGGTGCCAGAGGGCCAGCTGGCACTAGTGTGAAGAAGACAAAGAGAACAGATCAGTAATGGGACTTCAGGGCACCCAGCTCCGCCGGGTGACTGAGGCCCTACCACGGTGCCCACCCACTCCGTTTCCTTGAGCACCCACCCCTCATCCTGCCCCAGCTTTgccttctctaccccacccttccctccctcctcctttcagCCTCTCACCCCTGTTGGTGGGAGATCCTTCTCCTGGGTTGCTCTCTCCCCGGAAGTAGCCTCCCTGCG
The DNA window shown above is from Saccopteryx bilineata isolate mSacBil1 chromosome 2, mSacBil1_pri_phased_curated, whole genome shotgun sequence and carries:
- the LRRC3C gene encoding leucine-rich repeat-containing protein 3C isoform X2; translation: MTTAGRGRRAGSREWNWRLVSPGRVHQGPGSALSWHRLDRPWLRYLIPGAQSHMPGNSIFLGPSPQLLAALSKPGFRRRKRVSRAEPQGGYFRGESNPGEGSPTNRVPAGPLAPTWPTWQPHRSCSIPGLCRSVAMLPPASHFLSLLLVMGTGGTMPSPRVPPQGCYMAEEAGERTFRCSQAGLSAVPTGIPNDTRKLYLDANQLASVPAGAFQHLLVLEELDLSHNVLAHLSGAAFQGLAGTLRHLDLSANQLASLPVEAFVGLQIQVNLSANPWRCDCALQEVLRQNRDETRRPFKRAPTLPARSEDSSTLSTMV
- the LRRC3C gene encoding leucine-rich repeat-containing protein 3C isoform X1 translates to MTTAGRGRRAGSREWNWRLVSPGRVHQGPGSALSWHRLDRPWLRYLIPGAQSHMPGNSIFLGPSPQLLAALSKPGFRRRKRVSRAEPQGGYFRGESNPGEGSPTNRVPAGPLAPTWPTWQPHRSCSIPGLCRSVAMLPPASHFLSLLLVMGTGGTMPSPRVPPQGCYMAEEAGERTFRCSQAGLSAVPTGIPNDTRKLYLDANQLASVPAGAFQHLLVLEELDLSHNVLAHLSGAAFQGLAGTLRHLDLSANQLASLPVEAFVGLQIQVNLSANPWRCDCALQEVLRQVRLAPGTGTGIVCGPGARPDLVGQEFLLLAGEEELCGAGRGGARRSTDVALLVTMGGWLALVVAYLVHYVWQNRDETRRPFKRAPTLPARSEDSSTLSTMV